In Intestinibacillus sp. Marseille-P6563, a single genomic region encodes these proteins:
- the rfbF gene encoding glucose-1-phosphate cytidylyltransferase — protein MKVVILAGGLGTRISEESHLKPKPMIAIGDQPILWHIMKYYSCFGFEDFIICCGYKGYIIKEYFADYYLHRSDITFDFSAENRMTIHSNVAEPWRVTVVDTGLHTQTGARIKRIQKYIGDEPFLLTYGDGVSNVDLHALLKLHEHTGKIVTLTGIQPGGRFGVLDLDEEANTVIGFREKAKEDGGWINGGFMAAQPKLFDYLSAEEDCVLERTSFETLAKEGKLGIYKHNDFWRCMDTQRDKGHLESLWNGGHAPWKIWEV, from the coding sequence ATGAAAGTTGTCATCCTGGCGGGCGGGCTTGGTACACGTATCAGTGAGGAAAGTCACTTGAAACCCAAGCCCATGATTGCAATTGGCGATCAGCCGATCCTTTGGCACATTATGAAGTATTACTCCTGTTTTGGATTTGAAGATTTTATCATCTGCTGCGGATATAAAGGTTATATCATCAAGGAATATTTTGCGGACTATTATCTGCACCGTTCGGATATTACCTTTGATTTTTCTGCGGAAAACCGTATGACGATCCATAGCAATGTCGCAGAACCCTGGCGTGTCACCGTGGTCGATACCGGACTCCATACGCAGACAGGGGCACGCATCAAGCGCATTCAAAAGTACATCGGGGATGAACCGTTCCTGCTCACCTATGGAGATGGCGTAAGCAATGTGGACCTACATGCACTGTTGAAGCTGCATGAGCACACCGGCAAGATCGTCACACTGACCGGCATCCAACCCGGCGGGCGATTTGGTGTGCTGGATTTGGACGAAGAAGCCAATACCGTGATTGGTTTCCGCGAAAAAGCGAAGGAAGACGGCGGTTGGATCAATGGTGGATTCATGGCAGCGCAGCCCAAATTATTTGATTATCTAAGCGCAGAGGAAGACTGTGTTCTGGAACGAACATCTTTTGAAACGTTAGCAAAAGAAGGAAAGCTGGGCATCTATAAGCACAACGATTTTTGGAGATGTATGGACACCCAGCGGGATAAAGGACATTTGGAGTCCTTGTGGAATGGAGGACACGCCCCATGGAAAATTTGGGAAGTATAA
- a CDS encoding flagellin N-terminal helical domain-containing protein: MRIQHNIMAMNAYRNYSNNTSALSKNLEKLSSGYKINRAGDDAAGLAISEKMRAQITGLDKAQDNAKDGISLVQTAEGALTEVHDMLNRMVELANQSANGTYDGTDREQLQKEVAELKDEIDRIADSSNFNGINLLDGSLGGYKMTQATALENGIQSITVAGGKLAADGAFSATISADGKISITGPGAASGVTWEAIGTDTLSGKNGGNITFQAKLAGTASQDVADIYEGMTVTVTVAEAKDDGTYSTTGFTATAAGGNSQGLTLQIGDTSAKYNQLNVAIQDMHVKSLNIEDINIGTQDGAQDAIAKIKNAINTVSSVRGTLGATQNRLDHTINNLSVMQENIQDAESSIRDTDVADEMMAYTKNNILIQSAQAMLAQANQVPQGVLQLLQ, from the coding sequence ATGCGTATTCAACACAACATCATGGCGATGAACGCCTACCGCAACTATTCTAACAATACCTCGGCTCTGTCCAAGAACCTGGAAAAGCTGTCTTCCGGTTATAAGATCAACCGCGCAGGCGACGATGCAGCAGGCCTTGCGATTTCGGAAAAGATGCGCGCGCAGATCACCGGTCTGGATAAAGCGCAGGATAATGCCAAGGACGGCATCTCGCTGGTACAGACTGCCGAAGGCGCGCTGACCGAAGTGCACGACATGCTCAACCGTATGGTCGAGCTGGCCAACCAGTCGGCAAACGGCACTTATGACGGCACTGACCGTGAACAGCTGCAGAAGGAAGTTGCTGAACTGAAGGACGAAATCGACCGTATTGCAGACTCTTCGAACTTTAACGGCATCAATCTGCTGGATGGTTCGCTGGGCGGTTATAAAATGACGCAGGCAACCGCTCTTGAAAACGGTATTCAGTCCATTACAGTTGCGGGCGGTAAGCTTGCTGCCGACGGTGCTTTCAGTGCTACGATCTCAGCAGATGGCAAAATTTCCATTACTGGCCCTGGTGCAGCAAGTGGCGTAACCTGGGAAGCCATCGGCACCGATACGCTTTCCGGTAAGAACGGCGGCAATATTACATTCCAGGCCAAGCTGGCCGGTACCGCCAGCCAGGATGTTGCTGACATCTATGAAGGCATGACCGTTACGGTTACGGTTGCTGAAGCCAAGGACGATGGCACTTATAGCACGACTGGCTTTACTGCAACCGCTGCTGGCGGTAACTCGCAGGGTCTGACGCTGCAAATTGGTGATACCAGCGCCAAATACAACCAGCTCAATGTTGCGATTCAGGATATGCATGTAAAGTCGCTCAACATTGAAGATATCAACATCGGTACGCAAGACGGCGCACAGGATGCGATCGCTAAAATTAAAAATGCGATCAATACGGTATCTAGCGTTCGTGGTACGCTGGGCGCAACGCAAAACCGTCTGGACCATACCATCAATAACCTGTCGGTGATGCAGGAAAACATTCAGGATGCAGAATCCTCGATCCGTGACACCGATGTAGCCGATGAAATGATGGCATATACCAAGAACAATATTCTCATTCAGTCCGCGCAGGCAATGCTGGCGCAGGCCAATCAGGTGCCGCAGGGCGTTCTGCAGCTTCTGCAGTAA
- a CDS encoding glycosyltransferase: protein MKQHNGPLLSIGMIVKNEMDCLQRCLESLTPLREAIPCEVVIADTGSTDGTRELAAQYADILFDFTWSNDFSAARNAVMDRCTGQWYLSLDADEYLDQDLHRLISFLKQPPRQISLAMTYLRNYTTYQSTETYGDILACRLARLDTGVRYSGAIHEYWPLIETIQSCYVIDQVLIHHTGYAYPSEKARLQKLKRNMPLLEAELAKAPHSLMRVLQCLESCYTEEQGIRFAHMAMQLVGQELAQNTHVKAAAVRAAVQVALNYDLPEFESWACVAETKFPDSIYTRVDIPLYRAAYAYNHKDYEKVLQALPAYWGGIHRYDTKQFDPLPLCYSAVYTTSVDRRETAKKMQIESYRHLEQWLPFINALEDRLKEQITEQNVSEILRIIVSAWTQVDLSDQMLRFYQKLSLDRTSHPDVWEKFQQDGRAYLVAPSDGSFARPAALFAPLDCDLGHVATILDTSDADDAQAAAEQIENWSFVPAQAIVDYMRFCIPFPDAFYHTSLEHLHHISDILLKQKDLGLSLQLQKWLQNTPSHDLPLERAWRYDLCICALHSMDWISREEEQNRRSLLHLYCDTCTSFLHWYYNWQVLQPNVVLALPSAHRAGWLFTELWSCCKKQDYAESLPLLRTILHTYPILNEMVRYLLTEVERVERAEKTKKDSPALWELAHQVRAILLQYPPEDSTVTALKQSDVYQKVSYLIEDLETPVWADSLQ, encoded by the coding sequence ATGAAACAGCACAACGGCCCGTTGTTGTCCATCGGTATGATCGTGAAAAACGAAATGGACTGTTTGCAGCGGTGTTTGGAATCGTTGACTCCTTTACGGGAAGCCATTCCCTGTGAAGTAGTCATCGCCGATACCGGCTCCACCGATGGCACACGTGAACTTGCCGCACAGTATGCAGATATTTTGTTTGATTTTACTTGGTCCAATGATTTTTCAGCAGCCCGCAATGCCGTGATGGACCGTTGTACGGGTCAATGGTATCTTTCGTTGGATGCAGATGAATATTTGGATCAGGACTTACATCGATTGATCTCCTTTTTAAAACAGCCGCCCAGGCAGATATCGCTCGCTATGACGTATCTCCGCAACTATACCACTTATCAATCCACAGAAACTTATGGCGATATATTGGCCTGCCGTTTGGCACGTCTGGATACCGGTGTACGATATAGCGGCGCGATTCATGAATATTGGCCTCTGATTGAAACCATCCAAAGCTGCTATGTCATCGATCAGGTGCTGATCCATCATACCGGATACGCATATCCCTCGGAAAAGGCTCGCTTACAAAAATTAAAACGCAATATGCCGCTCCTGGAAGCAGAGTTGGCCAAAGCCCCCCATAGTCTGATGCGTGTACTGCAATGTCTGGAATCCTGCTATACGGAGGAACAGGGCATCCGATTTGCGCATATGGCGATGCAGTTGGTCGGTCAAGAGCTTGCTCAAAATACGCATGTAAAGGCTGCCGCCGTTCGAGCTGCCGTGCAAGTTGCGCTGAATTATGATCTGCCGGAATTTGAGTCTTGGGCTTGCGTTGCAGAAACCAAATTCCCGGATTCTATTTACACACGAGTCGATATCCCTCTGTATCGCGCGGCCTATGCGTATAATCACAAAGATTATGAAAAAGTTTTGCAGGCCTTGCCGGCCTACTGGGGTGGGATTCATCGGTATGATACCAAACAGTTTGATCCTTTGCCTCTATGTTACAGCGCGGTATATACGACTTCGGTCGATCGACGTGAAACCGCCAAAAAGATGCAAATCGAGTCCTATCGTCATTTGGAGCAATGGCTTCCCTTCATCAACGCACTGGAAGATCGTCTGAAAGAACAGATTACAGAACAAAACGTTTCGGAAATTTTGCGCATTATCGTATCTGCCTGGACACAAGTTGACCTCAGCGATCAGATGCTGCGCTTTTATCAAAAGCTTTCTCTGGATCGTACATCCCATCCCGATGTATGGGAAAAGTTTCAACAGGATGGACGTGCTTATTTAGTCGCACCTTCGGATGGCTCCTTTGCCCGTCCTGCTGCACTGTTTGCTCCGCTTGATTGTGACCTAGGACATGTCGCAACGATACTGGATACGAGCGATGCGGATGATGCGCAAGCCGCCGCCGAACAGATCGAAAACTGGTCCTTTGTTCCTGCACAGGCCATTGTGGATTATATGCGATTCTGTATCCCCTTCCCAGATGCCTTCTATCACACATCTTTGGAGCATCTGCACCACATATCGGATATTTTGCTTAAACAAAAGGACTTGGGACTGTCTTTGCAGCTACAAAAATGGCTGCAAAACACCCCTTCCCATGATCTGCCTCTGGAACGGGCCTGGCGCTATGATTTATGCATTTGTGCGCTGCATTCCATGGACTGGATCAGTCGAGAGGAAGAACAAAACCGCCGCAGTTTACTGCATCTATATTGTGATACATGCACTTCTTTTTTGCATTGGTATTACAACTGGCAGGTTTTGCAGCCGAATGTTGTTTTGGCTCTGCCCAGTGCACATCGTGCCGGCTGGCTTTTCACCGAACTATGGAGTTGCTGCAAAAAACAAGACTATGCTGAGAGTCTTCCCTTGCTGCGCACCATATTGCATACGTATCCGATTCTCAATGAAATGGTTCGATATTTGCTGACCGAAGTGGAACGGGTCGAACGGGCAGAGAAAACGAAAAAAGATTCCCCCGCCTTATGGGAGCTCGCCCATCAGGTTCGTGCAATTCTGTTGCAGTATCCACCGGAAGATTCGACGGTAACCGCTTTAAAGCAGAGTGATGTCTATCAAAAAGTATCGTATCTGATCGAAGATTTGGAAACTCCTGTCTGGGCAGATTCGCTGCAATAA
- a CDS encoding recombinase family protein: MNGTMYGYVRVSTKDQNESRQLTAMQEFGIAKENVVIEKQSGKDFQRPHYIQLVNRMQAGDVLVIKSIDRLGRNYTEILEQWAYLTQTRNLAIVVLDIPLLDTRQGHDLTGQLITNIVLQLLSYVAETERQYIRQRQAEGIRDARKRGTHLGRKQIIMPPGFRELAYAWQHGEISSRAAAKKLGISYQTFLRRAKELCAPPAQSQVE; this comes from the coding sequence ATGAACGGAACAATGTATGGCTATGTGCGAGTTTCTACCAAAGACCAAAACGAATCAAGACAATTGACTGCGATGCAGGAATTTGGAATCGCCAAAGAAAATGTGGTTATCGAAAAGCAATCGGGGAAAGATTTTCAGCGGCCTCACTACATCCAACTGGTCAACCGTATGCAAGCGGGCGATGTCCTGGTGATCAAAAGCATTGACCGACTGGGACGAAACTACACAGAAATTTTAGAGCAATGGGCCTATCTCACCCAAACGCGCAATCTGGCCATTGTTGTGCTGGATATCCCGCTGCTGGACACCCGGCAGGGACATGACCTGACTGGACAGTTAATCACCAATATTGTGCTTCAGCTTCTCAGTTATGTGGCGGAAACCGAACGCCAATATATCCGGCAGCGGCAAGCCGAAGGCATCCGGGATGCCCGAAAGCGCGGCACCCATCTGGGCCGAAAACAAATCATCATGCCGCCAGGATTTCGGGAGTTAGCCTATGCCTGGCAGCATGGTGAGATCTCCTCCCGCGCAGCGGCGAAGAAATTGGGTATTTCTTATCAGACCTTTTTGCGCAGGGCAAAAGAGTTATGTGCCCCTCCGGCACAATCCCAAGTAGAATAA
- a CDS encoding glycosyltransferase family 2 protein, with the protein MENLGSITVSVMMLTYNRENMIRRAIRSIEQQTFRDFEFIIVDNGSTDQSGMIADAAAVHDPRIRVIHRQRGNIGAGRNTALDAARGKYLTFIDDDDWAEPDFLDFLVHLLEETQADIAICGAADRIFDEKKVMSAEESLIELMWRKKYNVAFPTKLFRRELMDHLRFPSDGKYDDIALMYKLLANAQKVAYHGLPKYTFYRHPGNHSAWTTDNRLLTPEILEEYRCAYRTRTVWLSERFPKSAKAFQYFEWSFMISMIEKITRLGLTDCETQRAAMMRELQAHRTEFLACPEILDFERTWMKQYV; encoded by the coding sequence ATGGAAAATTTGGGAAGTATAACCGTTTCTGTAATGATGCTGACCTATAACCGGGAAAACATGATCCGTCGGGCCATCCGCAGTATCGAGCAGCAGACATTTCGGGATTTCGAATTCATCATCGTAGACAATGGCTCGACCGATCAAAGCGGTATGATTGCGGATGCCGCTGCTGTTCATGATCCGAGAATTCGAGTTATTCACCGGCAGCGAGGCAACATTGGGGCTGGGCGAAATACCGCACTGGATGCAGCCCGTGGTAAGTACCTGACCTTTATCGATGACGATGATTGGGCCGAACCCGATTTTTTGGATTTTTTAGTCCATCTCCTAGAGGAAACGCAAGCAGATATCGCCATCTGTGGGGCGGCAGACCGCATTTTCGATGAAAAAAAAGTCATGTCCGCAGAAGAATCTCTCATCGAACTGATGTGGCGAAAAAAATACAACGTAGCTTTCCCTACGAAGTTGTTTCGCAGAGAATTGATGGACCATCTCCGCTTTCCATCCGACGGAAAATATGACGATATTGCTCTGATGTACAAACTCCTGGCCAATGCCCAAAAAGTAGCTTATCACGGACTACCCAAGTATACATTCTATCGGCACCCGGGAAATCATTCCGCATGGACAACCGACAACCGCCTTTTAACCCCCGAAATTTTGGAAGAGTATCGATGCGCTTATCGGACCCGAACGGTCTGGCTCAGCGAACGATTCCCCAAAAGTGCAAAAGCGTTTCAATACTTCGAATGGTCATTTATGATTTCCATGATCGAAAAGATCACACGGCTGGGGCTCACCGATTGCGAAACGCAGCGCGCCGCCATGATGCGGGAATTGCAGGCACATCGAACCGAATTCTTGGCTTGCCCAGAAATCCTGGACTTTGAACGCACATGGATGAAACAGTATGTATAA
- a CDS encoding RNA-guided endonuclease InsQ/TnpB family protein, which translates to MAQTKTWNTTIKVRLDPTPAQAAFFDENFNCCRYLWNQMLSDQIRFYTETDAHFIPTPAKYKKDAPFLKEADSNALVSVHQNLHKAFQRFFSNPSRYRHPTFKSKKRCKNSYTTYCQYYRSGKGTSIYLTKDGIRLPKAGLVKARLHRRPLHWWTLKTATISKTSSGKYYCSLVFAYTTKPSRQIPPTPETTLGLNYSLSHFYIDSNGHAADPPHWLARSQDKLRYMQQQLARMQPGSRNYEQQLYKIQRLHEHISNQRKDFLHKESRRIANAWDAVCVKDTNLVKMSQAIKLGHVMDAGYGRFRSYLQYKLERLGKPYIVVEKYFPSTKTCHHCGSVNEALPAGAKRWTCPICGTTLDRAKNAAQNLRDQGLVQYSASQRQRASA; encoded by the coding sequence ATGGCACAAACAAAAACCTGGAACACGACCATCAAAGTGCGCCTTGATCCCACACCGGCACAGGCAGCCTTTTTCGATGAAAATTTCAACTGCTGCCGCTACCTCTGGAACCAGATGTTGAGCGATCAAATCCGGTTCTATACCGAAACCGACGCACACTTTATCCCCACCCCCGCAAAATACAAGAAGGATGCTCCGTTTCTGAAAGAAGCGGATAGCAATGCTTTGGTTTCCGTGCATCAAAATCTTCATAAAGCGTTTCAGCGATTCTTTAGCAATCCTTCTCGCTACCGACACCCCACCTTTAAATCCAAAAAACGCTGCAAAAACAGTTATACAACATACTGTCAATATTATCGCTCCGGAAAGGGCACCAGCATTTATCTGACCAAGGACGGCATCCGGCTTCCTAAGGCGGGTCTTGTCAAAGCACGCTTGCATCGCAGGCCCCTGCATTGGTGGACTTTAAAAACAGCAACCATCAGCAAAACCTCGTCCGGCAAGTACTATTGCTCGCTGGTGTTTGCTTATACCACAAAGCCATCCCGGCAGATCCCCCCTACCCCCGAAACCACCTTGGGACTGAATTATTCATTGTCTCATTTTTATATCGACAGCAACGGCCACGCCGCCGATCCCCCACACTGGCTGGCGCGGTCGCAAGATAAGCTGCGCTATATGCAGCAGCAGCTTGCACGCATGCAGCCCGGCTCCCGGAATTACGAGCAGCAACTCTATAAAATCCAACGTTTGCACGAGCACATTTCCAACCAGAGAAAGGACTTCCTACACAAGGAGAGCAGGCGGATAGCCAACGCCTGGGACGCCGTGTGTGTGAAAGACACCAATCTGGTCAAAATGTCGCAGGCCATCAAGCTGGGACATGTAATGGATGCCGGTTACGGACGATTCCGCAGCTATTTGCAGTACAAGCTGGAACGTCTGGGCAAACCGTATATCGTGGTCGAAAAATATTTCCCTTCCACGAAAACGTGCCATCACTGCGGCAGTGTCAATGAGGCCCTCCCCGCAGGCGCCAAACGGTGGACCTGCCCGATCTGTGGTACAACGCTTGACCGTGCCAAAAATGCGGCGCAAAACCTGCGCGATCAGGGCCTTGTACAATATTCCGCTTCCCAGAGGCAGCGCGCTTCGGCCTGA
- a CDS encoding carbon storage regulator produces the protein MLSLQIKSGEYITIGENVVIQVFQRSGSQFRLAIQAPRELSIVRGEVRERQGNARPESVCDPSNGPMVRQQARRMQRLEARQKAAAIRADAVQQLRTLLHQSDAGAAIELAVALQLERLEQSEILATEGGATRDGTNKNLEHDHQSAP, from the coding sequence ATGCTTTCCTTACAAATCAAGTCCGGAGAATACATTACCATCGGCGAAAATGTTGTGATTCAGGTGTTTCAGCGTTCTGGTTCGCAGTTTCGGCTGGCGATTCAGGCTCCTAGGGAGCTTTCGATCGTACGTGGCGAAGTGCGGGAACGGCAAGGCAATGCCCGTCCGGAAAGCGTATGTGATCCTTCCAACGGCCCGATGGTGCGGCAGCAGGCCCGCCGCATGCAGCGCCTGGAGGCTCGTCAAAAAGCAGCTGCCATCCGCGCAGATGCGGTGCAGCAATTGCGTACCCTTCTCCATCAATCCGATGCTGGCGCCGCGATTGAGCTGGCCGTCGCTCTCCAACTGGAACGGTTAGAACAGTCCGAAATCCTGGCAACAGAGGGAGGTGCAACACGAGATGGCACAAACAAAAACCTGGAACACGACCATCAAAGTGCGCCTTGA
- a CDS encoding acyltransferase: MSEILKTQTPPYRLSDGTGKLHCQGRVCIDASPSATLQLHEDFFLGWNLRNGSNAETYLKLHDGAVLTVHHTFKAFFASSIELFANAHLELGNSYINSGSVISCKKHIVIGDGVAIARNVAIYDSDMHMLIDPSGNQTNSDAPIVIEDHVWIGFGAIILKGVTLGTGCVIGAGAVVTHDIPPYCIAVGNPAKVICEEAQWK, from the coding sequence ATGAGTGAAATTCTAAAAACACAGACTCCCCCGTATCGTTTGAGCGATGGTACGGGGAAGCTGCATTGCCAGGGCCGCGTTTGTATCGATGCCTCCCCCTCTGCCACCCTTCAATTGCACGAGGACTTTTTCCTTGGATGGAATCTGCGGAATGGTTCCAATGCCGAAACATATCTCAAACTGCATGATGGAGCAGTTTTAACAGTCCATCATACATTCAAGGCTTTTTTTGCTTCCAGCATCGAACTCTTTGCAAACGCTCATTTAGAGCTTGGGAACAGCTATATCAATTCGGGCAGCGTGATCTCCTGCAAAAAGCATATTGTCATTGGAGATGGCGTCGCTATCGCACGCAATGTAGCGATCTATGACAGCGATATGCATATGCTGATCGACCCATCTGGAAATCAAACAAACTCCGATGCACCCATTGTGATTGAAGACCATGTTTGGATTGGCTTCGGCGCAATCATCTTAAAAGGCGTGACCTTGGGCACCGGCTGTGTCATCGGTGCTGGGGCGGTCGTAACTCATGACATCCCTCCGTACTGTATCGCTGTTGGCAATCCGGCGAAGGTAATTTGTGAGGAAGCACAATGGAAATAA
- a CDS encoding polysaccharide pyruvyl transferase family protein, translating to MYKAQQKGGAALSKRYLLYGHGGAYNHGAEAITRCTIHLLRQLSPACQIALSTHFPEQDQEFGLLPDTFITRNVHGTTNDEVYRATLDAITSETIAIHVGGDNYCYQNWQRYALISDAVKARGGTSILWGCSVTPETLDADRLRALQAHDLILAREGLTFQALTAYGLKNVRKVCDIAFTLPAEPANFSAKRPYIVLNLSPLVCRENAAVLPAMQSLLRMILQTTDLDVVLLPHVTMPTDNDLEALHAMHSISSHRVIQLPGNWRAAQYKDVIRQADFCIAARTHACIAAYSSCVPCLAIGYSTKAHGIAHDLDMSDYVVDCADSFFADKISSAFRDLLTSGSALRKKLEEQIPAYQSLAVTQEMMPYL from the coding sequence ATGTATAAAGCGCAACAAAAAGGAGGAGCAGCATTGAGTAAGCGCTATCTGCTATATGGACATGGTGGTGCATACAATCATGGCGCCGAGGCCATTACACGCTGTACCATCCATTTGCTTCGTCAGCTCTCCCCGGCGTGTCAGATTGCACTTTCCACACATTTCCCGGAGCAAGATCAGGAATTTGGCTTGCTGCCCGATACATTTATCACCCGTAATGTCCATGGTACCACCAATGACGAAGTCTATCGTGCCACCCTAGATGCCATTACATCAGAAACCATTGCCATCCATGTGGGAGGTGACAATTACTGCTATCAAAACTGGCAACGCTACGCACTCATTTCCGATGCCGTCAAAGCGCGCGGCGGCACAAGTATTTTATGGGGCTGTTCTGTGACACCTGAGACTCTGGATGCCGATCGATTGCGCGCCCTTCAGGCGCATGACCTGATTTTAGCCCGCGAAGGATTGACTTTTCAAGCCCTCACGGCATACGGGCTGAAAAATGTACGGAAAGTCTGCGATATCGCCTTTACTTTACCAGCTGAACCGGCCAACTTTTCTGCCAAACGACCCTATATCGTTCTCAATCTGAGTCCTCTTGTCTGCCGCGAAAATGCTGCGGTTTTGCCAGCGATGCAGTCATTGCTCCGCATGATTTTGCAGACGACCGATTTGGATGTGGTATTGCTGCCGCATGTGACCATGCCGACCGATAATGACTTAGAAGCGTTACATGCAATGCATTCGATATCCTCTCACCGGGTAATCCAATTACCAGGGAATTGGCGCGCCGCACAATATAAGGATGTCATCCGTCAGGCAGATTTTTGTATTGCAGCTCGTACCCATGCGTGTATTGCTGCATATTCCAGCTGTGTTCCTTGCTTGGCGATCGGATATTCGACGAAAGCCCATGGAATCGCCCATGATTTAGACATGTCCGACTATGTTGTGGATTGTGCAGATTCTTTCTTTGCGGATAAAATTTCATCCGCTTTTCGAGATCTTCTGACCTCTGGCTCTGCACTGCGCAAAAAGCTGGAGGAACAGATCCCTGCCTATCAATCTTTGGCTGTCACGCAGGAGATGATGCCATATCTATGA